The following DNA comes from Symbiobacterium terraclitae.
CCTGCGGCGGCAGCGACGCCCGCATCCCCGTCACGCCCGTGAGCGAGACGGCGTAGAGGAAACCCCGGGCGAGCTCGGCAGCCCGGCGGATGCGGTCCGGCGGCGAAGTGGGGGCCACGAACTGGATCAGGTCCAGCCCCGCCTCCTGCGCGGCCGGCCGGATCTCGTCCCCCTCCTCCATCGGCACGTCGGGCAGGATCAGCCCGTCGACGCCGGCCGCAGCCGCCCGGCGGCAGAAGGTCTCCACGCCCGGCCGCAGGACCAGGTTGTAGTATGTCATGATCAGGAGCGGAATCTGCAGCCCGTCGGCCCGCAGCGCCGCGACCAGCTCCAGCACGTTGTCGGTGTTGGCGCCGGCCGCCAGCGCCCGCTGGCTCGCCGCCTGGATGACCGGGCCGTCCGCCAGCGGGTCGGAGAAGGGCAGGCCCAGCTCCACCATGTCGACCCCGGCCTCGGCCAGGGCGTGCACCAGCCTGCGGGTGGTCGCCAGCGAAGGGTCGCCGGCGGCGATGTAGGCGATCAGCCCCTTCTCGCCCCGGCTGCGCAGCGCCGCAAAGCGCCCGGCGATCCGGCTCATGCCCCCTCACCTCCCAGGATGCGGGCCACCTCGGCCATGTCCTTATCGCCCCGGCCAGACAGGCTGATGACCACGATCTGGTCCGGCGCCATCTCCGCGGCCAGCTTCACGCCCTGGTAGACGGCGTGGCTGGACTCCAGCGCCGGGATGATCCCCTCGGTGCGGCTCAGCAGCTGCATCGCCTCCAGCGCCTGCTGATCGGTGACGGCCACGTACTCGGCCCGGCCCGTGTCGCGCAGGTAGCAGTGCTCCGGCCCCACGCCCGGGTAGTCCAGGCCCGCGGAGATCGAGTGGGCCTCCAGCACCTGGCCGTACTCGTCCTGCAGCAGGTACGCCTTCGCACCGTGGAAGACGCCGATTGCGCCGCCGCCGGTCATCGTGGCGCCGTGCCTGCCGCTCTCGAGCCCGAGCCCGCCCGCCTCGGTGCCCACCAGCCGCACCTCCGGGAAGGGCACGAAGGGGTGGAAGATGCCGATGGCGTTGGAGCCGCCGCCGACGCAGGCGACGATGGCGTCCGGCAGCCGCCCCTCCGCCTCCTGGATCTGGCTCATGGTCTCGTAGCCGATCACCGCCTGGAAGTCCCGCACGATCATCGGGTAGGGGTGCGGTCCCACCGCCGAGCCGATGATGTAATGCGTGGTCTCCACGTTGGTGACCCAGTCGCGGATCGCCTCATTGGTGGCGTCCTTCAGCGTGCGGGAGCCCGACCTCGTCGGGATCACCCGGGCCCCCAGCAGCCGCATGCGGAAGACGTTCAGCTCCTGGCGGGCCACGTCCACCTCGCCCATGTGGACGTCGCACACCAGGCCGAAGAGGGCGGCCACCGTGGCGGCGGCCACGCCGTGCTGGCCGGCGCCGGTCTCGGCGATGATCCGCTTCTTGCCCATGCGCCGGGCCAGCAGCGCCTGCCCCATGGCGTTGTTGATCTTGTGGGCGCCGGTGTGGTTCAGGTCCTCGCGCTTCAGGTAGATCTTCGCCCCGCCGGCGTACGCCGTCAGCCGGGCCGCATAGTAAAGGGGTGTGGGCCGGCCGATGTACTGCCGGCGGTAGTAGGCGAGCTCCTCCAGGAACTCGGGGTCGTTCTTGTAGCGGTTGTAGGCATCCTCCAGCTCGATGCAGGCGGCCATCAGGGTCTCGGGCACGTAGCGCCCGCCGAAGGGGCCGAAGTGCCCACGGGCGTCCGGCAGTGCGGTGCTCATCGCGCAGCCCCCTTTGCCGCCTCCACGAAGGCGTAGATCTTGTTGATGTCCTTGCTGCCCCCGGTCTCGACGCCGCTGGAGACGTCGACTCCGCCCGGCGCTGCGTGAGCGATGGCATGGGCGACGTTCTCGGGGTTCAGCCCCCCGGCCAGGATCAGCCGGGGGCGGCCCGGGGTCAGCGGCTCGTCCGGGCCGGCCATGGTCACCCCTGCCTGCTGTAGGACCCGAGCAGCCCAGCGGACCAGGGTCCAGTCCAGCGTCTGGCCGGTGCCACCGGCCTGGCCATCGACGTAGGGGTCCAGCAGGAGCCCCGCCGCCTCCCGGTACTCGGGCAGCCGGGCCAGGTCGTCCGGCCCCTTGATGCGGAAGGCCTTGATCACCGGCAGGCCCACCTGGCCGATGGCCTCGGGCGGCTCGCTGCCGTGCAGCTGCACCGCCTTCAGCCCGGCCTGCGCCGCCACCCGGCGGATCTCCTCCACCGGGGCGTCCACGAACACGCCCACCGTCACCGTCTCGGGCGGCAGCCCGGCGATGAGCGCCTCGGCCCGCTCGGGCGTCACCTGCCGCCGGCTGGGGGCGAAGACGAAGCCCAGGGCGTCCGCCCCGGCCTCCACGGCGGCCACGGCGTCCTTCATGTTCTGCAAGCCGCAGATTTTCACCCACATGCGGCACTCGCTCCTTTCTCCGTGTCGGCCGCCCTACGCCAAGCCCCACAGCGCCCGCAGGTCAGCCACGTCCTACGCCACACCCCGGAGCGCCCGCAGGGCGGCGGCCACGTCCGGCTGCCGCATCAGCGACTCGCCCACCAGCACCGCCCTGGCCCCGGCGGCCGCCACGCGGCGGATGTCATCGTGCGTCCAGATGCCCGACTCGCTCACCAGCAGCCGGTCCGGCGGCACCAGCGAACCCAGCCGCTCGGTCACCTCCAGCGTGGTGTGGAAGGTGCGCAGGTCCCGGTTGTTGATGCCGACGAGCCGGGCGCCGGAGGCCAGCGCCAGGGCCAGCTCATCGGCGGTGTGAACCTCCGTCAGCACGTCCATGCCCAGTTCGGCGGCCAGGGAGGCCAGCCGGTAGAGGTCCTCGGGCGTGCGGCCGGCGGCGCACTCACCGTGGAAGGCTGCCACGATCAGGAGGATGGCGTCCGCCCCCGCCGCCCGGGCCTCGTAGACCTGGTACTCGTCGATGATGAACTCCTTGCGCAGCAGGGGCAGGTCGACGGACTGC
Coding sequences within:
- the trpB gene encoding tryptophan synthase subunit beta; protein product: MSTALPDARGHFGPFGGRYVPETLMAACIELEDAYNRYKNDPEFLEELAYYRRQYIGRPTPLYYAARLTAYAGGAKIYLKREDLNHTGAHKINNAMGQALLARRMGKKRIIAETGAGQHGVAAATVAALFGLVCDVHMGEVDVARQELNVFRMRLLGARVIPTRSGSRTLKDATNEAIRDWVTNVETTHYIIGSAVGPHPYPMIVRDFQAVIGYETMSQIQEAEGRLPDAIVACVGGGSNAIGIFHPFVPFPEVRLVGTEAGGLGLESGRHGATMTGGGAIGVFHGAKAYLLQDEYGQVLEAHSISAGLDYPGVGPEHCYLRDTGRAEYVAVTDQQALEAMQLLSRTEGIIPALESSHAVYQGVKLAAEMAPDQIVVISLSGRGDKDMAEVARILGGEGA
- a CDS encoding phosphoribosylanthranilate isomerase; translated protein: MWVKICGLQNMKDAVAAVEAGADALGFVFAPSRRQVTPERAEALIAGLPPETVTVGVFVDAPVEEIRRVAAQAGLKAVQLHGSEPPEAIGQVGLPVIKAFRIKGPDDLARLPEYREAAGLLLDPYVDGQAGGTGQTLDWTLVRWAARVLQQAGVTMAGPDEPLTPGRPRLILAGGLNPENVAHAIAHAAPGGVDVSSGVETGGSKDINKIYAFVEAAKGAAR
- the trpC gene encoding indole-3-glycerol phosphate synthase TrpC, with the translated sequence MILAEILAAKEAEVAAARRVRPLSEVAAAARHAPPPRGFARALAGAPTGAGPSAAARPAARAGSTAKVLHPAGSQAPAGAARPAAVGTEVRVIAEVKKASPSRGLIRPDFDPVAIARAYAEGGAACLSVLTDERYFQGSLAYLTAIRQSVDLPLLRKEFIIDEYQVYEARAAGADAILLIVAAFHGECAAGRTPEDLYRLASLAAELGMDVLTEVHTADELALALASGARLVGINNRDLRTFHTTLEVTERLGSLVPPDRLLVSESGIWTHDDIRRVAAAGARAVLVGESLMRQPDVAAALRALRGVA
- the trpA gene encoding tryptophan synthase subunit alpha, which gives rise to MSRIAGRFAALRSRGEKGLIAYIAAGDPSLATTRRLVHALAEAGVDMVELGLPFSDPLADGPVIQAASQRALAAGANTDNVLELVAALRADGLQIPLLIMTYYNLVLRPGVETFCRRAAAAGVDGLILPDVPMEEGDEIRPAAQEAGLDLIQFVAPTSPPDRIRRAAELARGFLYAVSLTGVTGMRASLPPQVTAMVRAVKAVTDTPVAVGFGVSRPEHVRQVTEVADAAIVGSAFVRHCGEGLPEHELISRVRILAEELKAATRPGTGLRLSAL